GTACATGAGGGCTCCGCAATTCAGCAATGCGTCTTTGACTGCCTGCATGAAATCACCAAGGAACACTCTTCTTACCTAATTTATATCCTATGATATTCACGATCCTGTGAAGAATCGGAACGGCAATAATCAATGTAATCAACGATAAAATACGTTCACCGACAATGAAGTTGTTGATGAACCAATCTGGATAAAAGATGACCACGAGGACGATCGACCCTACAAGAAAGTCATATTGATCGAGTACTGGCGCCTTCGCACCTCTTTCAATGCCAAGGCGTCGTTTAATGAACGACCCTCCCATATCGCCGAGCAGAGAACCAAATGACAGCACAAAAATGATCCCAAAACCTCTTGAACAAGATTCAAACCCCCAGAGATCCTGGGGATCAAAACTGAATGCGATCATCAACATGATAATGCCTAAAGATAACCCCGCTGAGACGCCACCAATGAGACCGAGCCACGTTTTACCATCACCGAGAATTCTCTTTCCACGAGAACTCTTGCCAAAATCGATGGGGGGTCCGCCACCAAAGATCACGGCGGCGGGATTAGGAATCAAAGAAGGTAGCATCAACCAGAGGCCGCTTAAAGCGACATGCAACAAATCCATCGGCCCGTTTATTCTGAAGTATTGGTATGAACTTTTCGCATCTTCGTCTTTTCACTTGAAACCCTTCCCTCCTTCTCTCTTTCCTCAAAAAAACGAAGTACATCGCCGAGGGCATCTTGTGTAAGCTCAAGTTCGATGCGATCGGAAAACTGCTTTGCTCTTCGATCGAGAATAATGGCAACGCCGATATCTGTGTCCGTTCTGATCAACCTCCCGATGGCCTGAAGCATCCGGCGGTATGCAGGCGCCCTTACCGTGTATTCCCACCCCCGACCAAATTTCATTTCATAATAATGGAGGAGAGCCCTCTGTTTAGCGGTTGGCTTGGGATAAGGAATACCTACGATAAATGCGAGTTCAAGTTCCCGATCTGGAAAATCAAGACCTTCGCTAACCCTTCCGCCCACAACCGCGAAAAGTACGGCACCCTGCTCTGCGCCTTCCCTGAACCGCGTCACTGTTTCCATCAAGTCGCTTTGGCTCATACCACGCTCCTCGATGTGAACCTTCCGTTTAATTCGATACAGGATTCCGTCTGAGAGAAAGCGCTGCAAAAGATTGAAAGAGGGAAAGAAGACAACGGTATTCCGTCTTACCCCGTTGCAAATGTTGACGATATAATCCTCAATCTTCTCCACGATCTCTTGGTCCTGCGCTAGATCTTCGTATTTCGTCGTCACATCATCGACAAAAAAAATCCTACGGTTTCTTTTGGGAAAGGGTGATGGAAACGACTTCATTGGTGAACTCGAAGGAAGACCAAGCGAATCCCTATATTCAATCAGAGGGGAGAGCGTACCGGACATATGCACAGAAGCGGCGCAGTCGAGGAGAGGGGCAGCCGCAATTGACGGATCGAGACAATAGCTCTCAAATGATGGGTTATCGCCACCGAGGATGAGTTTCACATAGTAACGCTCCTCAATGTTCATCCAGAAATTGAGAAAAGCGCCGAGCGAGAAGATATAGGATCTTGGTAATCTCCCCGCTTCCTTTTTTCTTTCCCTGATGATCTCTCCTTGTACCATCAACTCTCTTGTTGCCAATTCTAGCATCTTTGATGTGAGAGTGAAGGCGTGCAATAGACGCTCCTCAAGGAAATTCGTCGGCAACAATCCATCCTCATCGAGAAGATATTCTTCGACCGCTGAATCGAGGGCTTCGTCCATCGCTGACACGATGTCAAGGATGCTAACTCCGTCGAGAATCTCGAGGTTCCCAAACTCATTTACCTCCTTTTCCACATGACGCAGCGCCTTCCTCGATAGATTCAGCGTCTTCACTTCTCTCGCATAATCTGGAAGGTTATGAGCTTCATCGACAATGACAACCAGATCCGAAATTGGCACGGACATCCAATCGAGAAGCGTGTCCCTAATGAATTGAACGAAGAAGTATGCATAAGGCGCCGTTACAACTGTCGCTTTTGAAGCTAGCTCTTTTGCGAGTTCGTACGGACAGATACCCCTTCTATCACAATAATCCACAAATTCCTCCACGGTTGGAATCTCAGAGAACACATATCTTTCGATTTCATCGAAAGCCATAGCGATCGTTTGTTCGTAGAACCTGCACCCGCCTTCGAGTTCATCAATTGTGCGCCTCTTCTTTTCTGTACAGAGCCTTGAAAGTTCCTCTGGCGTACCAGACCTCAGCTCTGGATCTCGTCGCGCAAGCGGGCAGGTACTTTGCCTTCCCTGGAGGCCAAGTCCGTAAACAGAGCGTATCTCGTTGATCCGCCTAAGCTCTTTCAACACCTGTTGCTGCTGAGAATTTGTCCGCGTTAAATACAGAATCTTCTTCCCGCTATCAAGCGATGCGCTCAAGCAACCTACAAGCGCACATATCGTTTTTCCGGTCCCCGTGCCAGATTCGATGATAATATGCTGTTTACTCCTTACCGCAGCGGCAATATCTTCGACCATTTCACGCTGGCCTGGTCTCGGACGATACGGGAAAAGATTCATTTCATTCATAAGATCTGAGAGCCAAACAATACTCTTTCGGAGAGGTCATCGAAATTGCTGATCTATTGAGTGATTTCAAAAACCAAACTCCTCGAATCCAAGATCACTAATTACTCAATTTCTTTGCCAAACATCATCTGGAATTTCATCGTAAACCGAGTCGGCTTCGTTATCGAGATGCTTACTCGACCCATTCATTTCAAGCAATTCAAGTATCCTTTCTTTCCTGAAAAGCCAGTAATGGATCCTCCATTCTCTTCCGTCATATAGCGTTGTTTCTTCCCGTTCAGTTGTCAAAATGCCTGTATC
This region of Methanomassiliicoccales archaeon genomic DNA includes:
- a CDS encoding CDP-2,3-bis-(O-geranylgeranyl)-sn-glycerol synthase — encoded protein: MDLLHVALSGLWLMLPSLIPNPAAVIFGGGPPIDFGKSSRGKRILGDGKTWLGLIGGVSAGLSLGIIMLMIAFSFDPQDLWGFESCSRGFGIIFVLSFGSLLGDMGGSFIKRRLGIERGAKAPVLDQYDFLVGSIVLVVIFYPDWFINNFIVGERILSLITLIIAVPILHRIVNIIGYKLGKKSVPW
- a CDS encoding ATP-dependent DNA helicase, encoding MNLFPYRPRPGQREMVEDIAAAVRSKQHIIIESGTGTGKTICALVGCLSASLDSGKKILYLTRTNSQQQQVLKELRRINEIRSVYGLGLQGRQSTCPLARRDPELRSGTPEELSRLCTEKKRRTIDELEGGCRFYEQTIAMAFDEIERYVFSEIPTVEEFVDYCDRRGICPYELAKELASKATVVTAPYAYFFVQFIRDTLLDWMSVPISDLVVIVDEAHNLPDYAREVKTLNLSRKALRHVEKEVNEFGNLEILDGVSILDIVSAMDEALDSAVEEYLLDEDGLLPTNFLEERLLHAFTLTSKMLELATRELMVQGEIIRERKKEAGRLPRSYIFSLGAFLNFWMNIEERYYVKLILGGDNPSFESYCLDPSIAAAPLLDCAASVHMSGTLSPLIEYRDSLGLPSSSPMKSFPSPFPKRNRRIFFVDDVTTKYEDLAQDQEIVEKIEDYIVNICNGVRRNTVVFFPSFNLLQRFLSDGILYRIKRKVHIEERGMSQSDLMETVTRFREGAEQGAVLFAVVGGRVSEGLDFPDRELELAFIVGIPYPKPTAKQRALLHYYEMKFGRGWEYTVRAPAYRRMLQAIGRLIRTDTDIGVAIILDRRAKQFSDRIELELTQDALGDVLRFFEEREKEGRVSSEKTKMRKVHTNTSE